From Weissella diestrammenae, a single genomic window includes:
- a CDS encoding SseB family protein, with protein MANLTLTEALNQYVKDPRPETETLLIDQFVGSTLLIPAAIGKNTGQQKNGPMLEQRIVDVQYQLVKNATGQQLFPVFSNRQAYNQWQAKSRIEGQTPLAISIEEIWSLLQQASRVSGVVIDMMTVNLVLDQRNVAYLTQQLANLKQLSQFKMRQRLDIKESFIETVQRELAEKMPFIQTLWALKLGDTQQNVYVVAVFPGQDISTSIEKIMLWLQSKDAYPKFDRIITVGELDYTKVAQFKPLYNAKN; from the coding sequence ATGGCTAATTTAACATTGACAGAAGCGTTAAATCAATATGTGAAGGACCCAAGGCCAGAAACAGAAACTTTGTTAATTGATCAATTTGTTGGGAGTACGCTGTTGATCCCAGCTGCAATTGGAAAAAATACGGGGCAGCAAAAAAACGGGCCGATGCTTGAGCAACGCATCGTGGACGTCCAGTATCAATTAGTTAAAAATGCAACCGGTCAACAATTATTTCCAGTTTTTTCAAACCGGCAAGCATACAATCAATGGCAGGCAAAATCCCGGATTGAGGGTCAAACACCATTAGCTATTAGTATTGAAGAAATCTGGTCACTCTTGCAACAAGCAAGTCGCGTCAGTGGTGTCGTCATTGATATGATGACGGTTAATCTTGTATTAGACCAACGCAATGTTGCTTATTTGACGCAACAGCTGGCAAACTTGAAACAATTATCGCAGTTCAAAATGCGTCAACGATTAGATATAAAAGAGTCATTTATTGAAACCGTCCAGAGGGAATTAGCAGAGAAAATGCCATTTATTCAAACCCTTTGGGCTTTGAAGTTGGGTGACACACAACAAAATGTTTATGTTGTGGCTGTTTTTCCGGGACAAGATATCTCTACAAGCATCGAAAAAATCATGCTATGGCTGCAATCAAAAGATGCTTACCCTAAGTTTGATCGGATAATAACCGTTGGTGAATTGGATTATACCAAGGTGGCACAATTTAAGCCGCTTTATAACGCCAAAAATTAG
- a CDS encoding winged helix-turn-helix transcriptional regulator: MPTSQSTTAEPICEKFVATFDVLGRKWNGLIIEVLLKDGPSRFKDLAQAITRCSDRVLVERLKELEMADLVARKTFEDSALIMYELTERGEAMRPMMTAIHEWSDKYNGGNTCNEAM, encoded by the coding sequence ATGCCAACTAGTCAAAGTACTACTGCAGAACCAATCTGCGAAAAATTTGTTGCAACGTTTGATGTTTTAGGACGTAAATGGAATGGCCTAATCATTGAAGTATTGTTAAAAGATGGGCCAAGTCGGTTTAAAGATTTAGCACAAGCGATTACACGATGCTCAGATCGTGTTTTGGTGGAGCGATTAAAAGAACTGGAAATGGCTGATTTAGTTGCTCGTAAAACGTTTGAGGATTCAGCTTTAATTATGTATGAATTGACAGAACGTGGCGAAGCAATGCGACCAATGATGACGGCCATTCATGAATGGTCAGATAAATATAATGGTGGCAACACCTGTAATGAAGCGATGTAA
- a CDS encoding MFS transporter, giving the protein MTVSNRTRQIFVVILLATSFIFSISQSAMTTLYPMMSRQFELPVSTIQWLTTGLMLTMTIMMPLSPWLLRRVAFKWLLLSLQAIFIIGTVLALIAPNFMWVMVGRILEGVAVGILFPSFQSVILMMTPETVRGTAMGWVGLVMGSALAVGPIVSGVISQFFAWRAVFGFFLGLLALLLILTWRYGQSLVPLRPNALDCRSIVGLVGIAALLYALQALGQIGINWQLGIILLIGCVLSGDFIWRQYHLKRPLLDLSLLRYRQFRQGLLLNNSAYIALIVMTVLMPLYFQNVLQLAPFWSGLLMVPAAVTLSVLNHYAGRLLDRQGVRIVMRIGACCIVFGFVGLSITFYEHLIILAVIFSIFAEAGNAFMMMPAMTFASDSLTDQRMPDGTAIITTGRQIAGVIGVLLATTLIETNGIGLSGTFICFSALAVIMLGMVWRLV; this is encoded by the coding sequence ATGACAGTTAGTAATCGAACAAGGCAGATATTCGTTGTTATTTTATTAGCCACGAGCTTTATCTTTTCAATTAGTCAATCAGCAATGACAACGCTATATCCAATGATGAGTCGACAATTTGAGCTCCCAGTCAGTACGATCCAGTGGTTGACGACGGGGCTGATGTTAACAATGACCATCATGATGCCGCTAAGTCCATGGCTTTTACGTCGTGTGGCATTTAAGTGGTTATTATTAAGTCTACAGGCAATTTTTATAATTGGTACTGTATTGGCGTTGATTGCGCCTAATTTCATGTGGGTAATGGTTGGCCGTATTTTAGAAGGGGTGGCAGTTGGGATTTTATTTCCAAGTTTTCAAAGTGTGATATTGATGATGACACCAGAAACAGTTCGAGGAACAGCGATGGGTTGGGTTGGTTTAGTAATGGGCAGTGCCCTAGCTGTGGGACCAATTGTTTCAGGGGTAATTAGTCAATTTTTTGCATGGCGAGCAGTTTTTGGTTTCTTTTTGGGATTATTAGCACTATTGCTGATTTTAACGTGGCGTTATGGGCAATCATTGGTTCCTTTGAGACCCAATGCTTTAGATTGTCGTTCGATTGTTGGTTTAGTGGGCATTGCAGCACTTTTGTACGCACTACAGGCACTCGGTCAAATCGGCATTAATTGGCAATTAGGCATTATTTTATTGATTGGCTGTGTTTTAAGTGGCGATTTTATCTGGCGACAGTATCATTTAAAACGACCCTTATTGGATTTGTCGCTCCTACGGTATCGTCAATTTAGACAAGGCTTATTATTAAATAATAGTGCATATATTGCTTTAATTGTGATGACAGTCTTGATGCCGTTATATTTTCAAAATGTGTTGCAATTAGCACCATTTTGGTCAGGATTGTTAATGGTACCTGCGGCAGTAACCCTAAGCGTTTTAAACCATTATGCTGGTCGACTATTAGATCGACAGGGCGTTAGAATCGTTATGCGGATTGGGGCTTGTTGTATTGTATTTGGTTTTGTCGGCTTGAGTATTACCTTTTATGAGCATCTGATTATTTTGGCAGTTATTTTTTCAATCTTTGCTGAAGCTGGCAATGCCTTCATGATGATGCCAGCAATGACTTTTGCGAGCGATAGTTTAACCGATCAACGCATGCCAGATGGGACGGCGATTATTACTACTGGTCGCCAGATTGCTGGGGTTATCGGTGTTTTGTTAGCAACGACTTTAATTGAAACAAATGGGATCGGTTTGTCCGGGACATTTATCTGTTTTTCAGCTTTGGCAGTGATAATGTTGGGAATGGTTTGGCGATTAGTTTAA
- a CDS encoding hydrolase, with protein sequence MYDNWQNDQIYRDIVDDLLAHPEVQELANYTQHHYSDRLTHSIDVSYRSYQLGLRLGLNATALARAGIVHDLFYYDWRETKFELGSHAFIHPRVSLRNAEKITPLSEMEKDIILKHMWGSTWAMPHYWESLLLNLVDDWTAITDFFNPVKDHLRTLKTLRKIKY encoded by the coding sequence ATGTATGACAATTGGCAAAATGATCAAATATATCGGGACATTGTTGACGATTTGTTAGCCCATCCTGAGGTACAGGAATTGGCCAATTATACGCAGCATCATTATTCCGATCGTTTGACGCATTCAATTGATGTGTCATATCGGAGTTATCAGCTTGGGTTACGTTTGGGGTTAAATGCCACAGCCTTGGCACGCGCTGGTATCGTGCATGATTTATTCTATTATGATTGGCGTGAGACGAAGTTTGAATTAGGATCACATGCTTTTATTCATCCGCGGGTGAGTTTAAGAAATGCTGAAAAGATTACGCCACTGTCAGAAATGGAAAAAGACATTATCTTAAAGCATATGTGGGGCTCTACCTGGGCGATGCCACATTATTGGGAAAGTTTGTTGTTGAATTTAGTTGATGATTGGACAGCTATTACAGATTTTTTCAATCCGGTTAAAGATCACCTTAGGACTTTAAAAACATTGCGAAAGATAAAATATTAA
- a CDS encoding TrmH family RNA methyltransferase: protein MENITSIQNNRVKAWTKLQTKKGRQVSQTYLIDGWHLVQEAINHGGKLHAIMATQAQYDLHQAELPLGVPVFFIYDDIAKKLSDLVTPQGIFAEVSLPTANRAPQYIHDGAWLFLDAIQDPGNVGTMVRTADAAGFTGVVFGAGSVDPFAPKAIRAMQGSQFHVQIASGDLKEWITEFKRNEFVVYGTQLDPEAVDLFTIQPQTQFALVMGNEGQGMSTELAQMTSQNLYIPLAGHAESLNVGVAAGIAMFALRQR, encoded by the coding sequence ATGGAAAATATTACATCGATTCAAAATAACCGGGTGAAAGCCTGGACCAAGTTACAGACAAAAAAAGGTCGTCAAGTGAGCCAAACTTACTTAATTGATGGTTGGCATCTTGTACAAGAAGCAATCAATCATGGTGGCAAGTTACATGCAATCATGGCGACCCAAGCACAGTATGATTTGCATCAGGCTGAATTACCATTAGGTGTTCCAGTGTTTTTTATCTATGACGATATTGCTAAAAAATTATCTGATTTGGTAACACCACAAGGTATCTTTGCGGAAGTCTCACTGCCAACTGCTAACCGTGCACCACAGTATATTCACGATGGTGCATGGTTGTTCTTAGATGCAATTCAAGACCCAGGAAATGTTGGTACAATGGTCAGAACGGCTGATGCTGCTGGCTTTACCGGTGTTGTATTTGGCGCAGGTTCGGTTGACCCCTTTGCGCCTAAAGCGATTCGTGCGATGCAAGGTTCTCAATTTCACGTTCAAATTGCTTCAGGTGATTTGAAAGAATGGATTACTGAGTTTAAGCGGAATGAATTTGTGGTTTATGGTACGCAATTGGATCCTGAGGCAGTTGATTTGTTTACGATTCAACCACAAACGCAATTTGCTTTGGTTATGGGCAATGAAGGTCAAGGTATGTCAACTGAACTGGCCCAAATGACATCACAAAATCTCTATATTCCTTTAGCGGGCCATGCAGAATCTTTGAATGTGGGTGTTGCAGCTGGAATTGCAATGTTTGCATTACGACAACGTTAA
- a CDS encoding LysR family transcriptional regulator, producing MNLKDLEYFQALETYHSLTAVAEKFKVSQPTISYALKRLETEFGEALIERDQSHKTTFVTAAGEIVLKSAQRINREWQYAHAEVKLHQQSKMRIGLPPIIGTYYFSKIAQKLVPANLLGNIETVEFGSDELLQQLRLGALDFGIVAATQPVDLAGIRQYELAHYDFVLIEANNQHTPAVTFESLANQPFVVHSRGYLHDEVFRRLSAENSVYPPVAYQTPNVEVLKNMVRSGIGMGFITELALQNHDQDLRVVHLLDDQLPKFRIYFLVRETLPLTNWQNQIIDIFKSEVTTLNS from the coding sequence ATGAATTTAAAAGATTTAGAATATTTTCAAGCGTTAGAGACGTACCATAGCTTAACGGCAGTCGCGGAAAAATTTAAGGTGTCGCAACCAACCATTTCGTATGCTTTGAAACGTCTCGAGACCGAATTTGGTGAGGCATTAATTGAACGTGACCAATCGCATAAGACAACTTTTGTGACGGCAGCTGGTGAAATTGTTTTAAAGTCTGCACAGCGTATTAATCGCGAGTGGCAGTATGCACATGCAGAAGTTAAATTACATCAACAATCAAAAATGCGGATTGGCTTGCCACCAATTATCGGTACTTATTATTTTTCAAAAATTGCCCAAAAGTTAGTGCCGGCCAATTTACTTGGTAATATCGAAACGGTTGAATTTGGTAGTGATGAATTATTACAACAATTACGATTGGGTGCCCTTGATTTTGGAATTGTGGCTGCCACACAACCAGTCGATTTAGCAGGTATTCGGCAGTATGAACTGGCACACTATGACTTCGTGTTAATTGAAGCAAATAATCAACACACACCGGCGGTCACCTTTGAATCCTTGGCAAATCAACCATTTGTAGTGCATTCACGCGGCTATTTGCATGACGAGGTATTTCGGCGACTATCAGCTGAAAATAGTGTTTATCCACCAGTCGCCTATCAAACGCCGAATGTTGAAGTGCTAAAAAATATGGTACGGTCAGGCATTGGTATGGGGTTTATCACCGAACTTGCTTTGCAGAATCATGATCAAGATTTGCGGGTTGTTCATCTTTTGGATGATCAGTTACCCAAGTTTCGGATTTATTTTTTGGTTCGAGAAACATTGCCGTTGACTAACTGGCAGAATCAAATCATTGATATTTTTAAAAGTGAAGTGACAACGTTAAATTCGTAA
- a CDS encoding malolactic enzyme: MRGQTLLNNPFLNKGTAFTLAERRELGLTGLLPATVQTIDEQAEQAYNQYQTKPTDLDKRLFLSQLFNENRTLFYYLVDQHVADFMPVVYDPTIADSIENYSALFINPQNAAFLDINHPEDIAATLENAADGRDIRLMVVTDAEGILGIGDWGVQGVDIAVGKLMVYTAAAGIDPATVLPVSIDAGTNRQTLLADPLYLGNRHQRIVGDQYDAFIDTFVTTAQQKFPDMYLHFEDFGRATATKILNKYKDNWPTFNDDIQGTGIVVTSAVLGALAITHENIQDQIYLTYGAGSAGTGIANRVMAEFMQQGMSETDARRRFYMVDKQGLLFDDDPTLTPEQKPFARQRNEFEHPEALTNLLAVVKAVKPTVLVGTSTNPGSFTKEVVETMTANATYPKIFPLSNPTKLHEAMPNDIINWSNGHALVATGVPVEPLTINGITYEIGQANNMLVYPGLGLGTIVAKAKILSDGMISAAAHALGGMVDVSVAGAPVLPPVSRLAEMSERVAIAVAQAAVAEGLNQVDLPDIPAAVHAAQWSPKY; encoded by the coding sequence ATGCGTGGACAAACCCTTCTAAACAACCCCTTTTTGAATAAGGGGACTGCCTTTACCTTAGCAGAACGTCGTGAATTAGGCCTAACTGGTCTACTCCCTGCAACTGTGCAGACAATTGATGAACAGGCAGAACAAGCATACAATCAGTATCAAACTAAGCCAACTGACTTAGATAAGCGCCTTTTCTTATCACAATTGTTTAATGAAAATCGGACGTTATTTTATTATCTTGTCGACCAACATGTTGCCGACTTTATGCCAGTCGTCTATGACCCAACCATTGCCGACAGCATCGAAAATTACTCGGCATTATTTATCAATCCACAAAATGCTGCCTTCTTAGATATTAATCATCCCGAGGATATTGCGGCAACGCTTGAAAATGCTGCTGACGGGCGTGATATTCGCTTAATGGTTGTCACTGATGCTGAAGGTATTCTTGGTATTGGTGATTGGGGTGTACAAGGTGTTGATATCGCTGTCGGAAAATTGATGGTTTACACTGCTGCAGCTGGTATCGACCCAGCAACGGTCTTGCCAGTCTCAATCGATGCCGGTACAAATCGACAAACACTATTAGCCGATCCTTTGTACCTAGGTAATCGTCATCAACGGATTGTTGGCGACCAATACGACGCGTTCATTGACACCTTCGTCACTACCGCTCAACAAAAATTCCCCGACATGTATTTACATTTTGAAGATTTTGGGCGTGCAACAGCAACAAAGATTCTAAATAAATACAAAGATAATTGGCCAACTTTCAATGATGATATTCAAGGTACTGGCATCGTGGTAACTTCAGCTGTCCTTGGCGCTTTGGCTATTACCCATGAAAACATTCAAGATCAAATTTATCTCACATACGGTGCTGGTTCAGCTGGAACTGGAATTGCAAATCGGGTCATGGCAGAATTTATGCAACAAGGTATGTCTGAAACAGACGCCCGCCGTCGATTCTATATGGTGGACAAGCAAGGTTTACTCTTTGATGACGATCCAACCTTAACACCTGAACAAAAACCTTTTGCTCGTCAACGCAATGAATTTGAGCACCCCGAAGCCCTCACAAATCTGCTAGCGGTCGTAAAAGCTGTTAAACCAACTGTATTAGTTGGTACTTCAACTAACCCTGGGTCATTTACCAAAGAAGTGGTGGAAACGATGACCGCCAATGCAACCTATCCAAAGATTTTCCCACTGTCAAATCCAACCAAACTTCATGAAGCAATGCCCAATGATATTATCAATTGGTCAAATGGTCACGCATTAGTCGCAACCGGGGTTCCAGTTGAGCCATTGACAATTAACGGGATTACTTACGAAATCGGTCAGGCCAATAACATGTTAGTTTATCCAGGTCTGGGATTGGGTACGATTGTCGCAAAAGCTAAAATTCTATCTGACGGTATGATTTCGGCAGCTGCCCATGCATTAGGTGGCATGGTCGATGTGAGTGTAGCTGGTGCACCTGTTTTACCACCTGTTTCACGTCTTGCTGAGATGTCTGAACGCGTTGCGATTGCGGTTGCTCAAGCAGCAGTTGCGGAAGGTTTGAACCAAGTCGATTTACCTGACATCCCCGCTGCCGTTCATGCTGCGCAATGGTCACCAAAATACTAA
- a CDS encoding AEC family transporter: MSAFITSVSSVIEIIFVIALGYFLRHGQKFHDSFKHDIEFLIMKVALPLNIFVGVLNNLTRAKLIALSGSLIFVIISFAIGYLVAWLLTKLLHIRVGRRGTFINMFVNANTIFIGLPLNIALFGEKSISYFLIYYLANTVSTWAIGIFFIQNDGPKKANQTFNWKKLLPAPLLGFIVALIWLLMALPVPELVNKTFTMVGNIVTPLSLIYIGIVLADAGLKSIHFDRDTVVALLGRFVFAPVVMILVVITFSAGGLNIPAMEKSTLIIQAAAPGLAVLPILVGEAKGDVAYATNVVTTSTVLFVIVVPILMQIVTLF; this comes from the coding sequence ATGTCTGCCTTTATCACCTCAGTATCATCAGTTATCGAAATCATTTTTGTTATTGCCTTAGGATACTTCTTGCGGCATGGTCAAAAATTCCATGATTCTTTTAAACATGATATCGAATTCTTAATTATGAAAGTGGCGCTACCACTCAATATTTTTGTTGGTGTCCTCAACAATTTGACTCGTGCAAAGCTTATTGCACTGTCGGGGTCATTGATATTTGTCATCATCTCATTTGCCATCGGTTATCTAGTCGCCTGGTTACTGACAAAACTCTTACACATTCGTGTTGGTCGACGGGGAACATTTATTAATATGTTTGTTAATGCTAATACCATTTTTATTGGCCTTCCCCTCAACATCGCCCTCTTTGGTGAAAAATCAATTTCATATTTTTTGATTTATTACCTTGCAAATACCGTTTCAACTTGGGCAATTGGCATTTTCTTTATTCAAAATGATGGGCCTAAAAAAGCTAACCAAACGTTCAATTGGAAAAAGTTATTACCAGCGCCACTATTGGGATTCATTGTGGCTTTGATTTGGCTCCTTATGGCCTTGCCAGTACCAGAATTAGTCAACAAAACTTTCACCATGGTTGGTAACATTGTCACACCTTTGTCGTTAATTTATATCGGAATTGTTTTAGCAGATGCCGGGCTCAAGTCAATTCACTTTGACCGAGACACAGTTGTTGCGCTACTAGGTCGGTTTGTCTTTGCGCCAGTCGTAATGATTTTGGTCGTCATTACATTCAGTGCCGGTGGACTCAATATCCCGGCAATGGAGAAGAGCACCTTGATTATTCAGGCTGCGGCACCTGGTTTAGCAGTGTTACCCATTCTAGTTGGTGAAGCAAAAGGTGACGTAGCCTACGCAACAAATGTGGTCACAACCTCAACTGTTCTATTTGTCATTGTCGTACCTATCTTGATGCAAATCGTTACCTTATTCTAA
- the femX gene encoding UDP-N-acetylmuramoylpentapeptide-lysine N(6)-alanyltransferase encodes MPVLDINDKKAVARYQEFVRASPFGQVTQDLAWSEVKNNWTPRYAYVENAHGDIIAAISMLLTDTPSGKKFAYASKGPVMDMHDLDLFDKLIVEAKKAIQDDNVYLLRLDPEVIYSDDFNAELQAHGYQTRNRNVANQGMHATIQPRLNMVLDLTEKPDAKETFDLYPSKTKSKLKRPIRDGVTVKWAADQAAIDAFFETYAGMAQRHGISHRPKAYFDRMLNAFGQNGDILRVYLAEREGQLLSTGIGFKYGQKIWYMYAGSFDGNIYYAPYAVQTAMIQWALDAHVAAYDMGGIEAVDEHDGLYIFKHTFVKADPREYIGEIDVVLDEQVYHELVKS; translated from the coding sequence ATGCCGGTTTTAGATATTAATGATAAAAAAGCAGTCGCACGCTACCAAGAATTTGTTAGGGCTTCACCATTTGGTCAAGTGACACAGGATCTTGCTTGGTCAGAAGTGAAGAACAATTGGACACCGCGTTATGCGTATGTAGAGAATGCGCATGGCGATATCATTGCAGCAATATCAATGCTCTTAACGGATACACCCAGTGGCAAAAAATTTGCATATGCGTCAAAGGGGCCAGTAATGGATATGCACGATTTAGACCTCTTTGATAAACTCATTGTTGAAGCAAAAAAAGCCATTCAAGATGATAATGTTTACTTATTACGTTTAGATCCCGAAGTGATTTACTCAGATGATTTTAACGCCGAGTTACAAGCCCACGGCTATCAAACCCGTAATCGAAATGTTGCTAATCAGGGCATGCATGCAACAATTCAACCACGGTTAAATATGGTTTTAGATTTAACTGAAAAGCCAGATGCGAAAGAAACATTTGACTTATATCCATCAAAAACAAAAAGTAAATTAAAACGACCAATTCGTGATGGGGTGACCGTTAAATGGGCAGCTGATCAGGCAGCAATTGATGCTTTTTTCGAAACTTACGCCGGTATGGCGCAACGACACGGTATTTCACATCGACCAAAAGCATATTTTGATCGTATGTTAAATGCTTTTGGCCAAAATGGTGACATATTGAGAGTTTACCTAGCTGAACGTGAGGGTCAACTCCTATCAACTGGAATCGGTTTTAAATATGGTCAGAAAATTTGGTACATGTATGCCGGATCATTTGATGGCAATATTTATTACGCACCGTATGCAGTGCAAACCGCGATGATTCAATGGGCATTAGATGCTCACGTCGCAGCGTATGATATGGGTGGCATCGAAGCAGTCGATGAACACGACGGTTTATACATCTTTAAGCATACATTCGTTAAGGCAGACCCTCGTGAATATATTGGCGAAATCGACGTCGTACTAGATGAACAGGTTTATCATGAACTAGTCAAGTCATAG
- a CDS encoding DoxX family membrane protein: protein MMMWQWLRESKVAAYVLTILRIGLGGVWLSDGWTKLTMNGGFHLDAVIKLVLQKPVTMTFDQRPAFPWFNGLIDQTTQHGQSITALNTWSQMLVFAEIVVGLLLIIGALTSIAAGVAILLNLTYLGFGLIGVNPTELVVAFILLSAGNHAGLFGVDRILQPWFKTHVFHK, encoded by the coding sequence ATGATGATGTGGCAATGGTTACGAGAGAGTAAAGTTGCGGCGTACGTACTGACTATTTTACGTATTGGGTTGGGTGGTGTTTGGTTGAGTGATGGGTGGACGAAGCTAACAATGAATGGTGGGTTTCATTTAGATGCAGTCATCAAACTCGTCTTACAAAAGCCAGTCACAATGACCTTTGATCAACGGCCTGCTTTTCCATGGTTCAATGGATTAATTGATCAAACAACGCAGCATGGACAATCGATTACTGCTCTGAATACTTGGTCTCAAATGCTAGTATTCGCTGAAATAGTGGTTGGTTTGTTGCTCATTATTGGGGCTTTGACTTCAATTGCAGCAGGTGTGGCAATTTTATTGAATTTAACTTATTTGGGGTTTGGTTTAATTGGCGTAAATCCGACTGAATTAGTCGTAGCGTTCATTCTTTTAAGCGCTGGTAATCACGCTGGATTATTTGGCGTTGATCGCATATTACAGCCCTGGTTCAAAACGCATGTATTTCATAAATAA
- the prfB gene encoding peptide chain release factor 2 (programmed frameshift) — protein sequence MTLADARNQLNEISAEVTHLGENLDLDALTDQIAANEDEMAHPDFWQDNVAAQAVIDTNNELKQRRDNYLVLTDGIESVATTIELLAEMPDDELEAELDNELNQLQQNLESYRLEQLLNEPYDNSNAILEIHPGSGGPESADWGANLQRMYTRWAEKHHFKVDIMDYHPGDVAGVDSVTLMISGHNAYGYLRSERGVHRFVRISPFDSAGRRHTSFVSIDVMPELDNSVTIDINPADVKMDVYRASGAGGQHINKTSSAVRLTHIPTGIVVASQQQRSQFQNKDTAYGMLRAKLYQLEMDKKEAERAEISGEHLENGWGSQIRSYVFQPYRMVKDHRTNYESGNPQAVMDGDLDGFMNAYLQWKLGLLNPD from the exons ATGACTTTAGCGGATGCACGGAATCAATTGAATGAGATTAGCGCAGAAGTTACGCATCTTGGTGAAAATCTAGATTTAGATGCGTTAACAGATCAGATTGCGGCAAATGAAGATGAAATGGCACATCCCGATTTCTGGCAGGACAATGTTGCTGCCCAAGCGGTTATTGATACCAACAATGAATTAAAACAGCGCCGTGACAATTATTTAGTGTTAACGGATGGGATTGAATCCGTTGCAACAACTATCGAATTATTGGCTGAGATGCCAGATGATGAATTAGAAGCTGAATTAGATAATGAACTGAATCAATTACAACAAAATCTTGAAAGTTATCGACTTGAACAGTTATTAAATGAACCGTATGACAACAGTAATGCGATTTTGGAAATCCATCCCGGATCAGGGGGAC CTGAGTCCGCTGATTGGGGTGCTAATTTGCAACGGATGTACACGCGATGGGCAGAAAAGCATCACTTTAAAGTTGATATTATGGATTATCACCCCGGGGATGTTGCCGGGGTTGATTCGGTGACTTTGATGATTTCTGGACACAATGCGTATGGTTACTTACGTTCAGAACGCGGAGTTCATCGATTTGTTCGCATTTCGCCCTTTGATTCAGCAGGACGCCGGCATACGTCGTTTGTGTCAATTGACGTGATGCCTGAATTAGATAATTCTGTCACCATTGATATTAACCCGGCTGATGTTAAAATGGACGTGTATCGTGCGTCTGGTGCTGGTGGGCAACACATTAATAAAACATCATCAGCGGTGCGATTGACACATATACCAACCGGAATTGTTGTCGCATCACAACAGCAGCGCTCACAATTTCAAAACAAAGATACAGCCTATGGTATGTTGCGGGCAAAACTGTATCAATTGGAAATGGATAAAAAAGAAGCCGAACGGGCTGAAATTTCTGGTGAACACCTTGAAAATGGATGGGGTTCACAAATTCGGTCGTATGTTTTTCAACCATATCGCATGGTGAAAGACCATCGGACAAACTATGAAAGTGGTAATCCGCAAGCGGTGATGGATGGCGATTTAGATGGTTTCATGAATGCCTACCTACAGTGGAAACTAGGTCTGTTAAACCCTGATTAA